In Cyprinus carpio isolate SPL01 chromosome A1, ASM1834038v1, whole genome shotgun sequence, the following proteins share a genomic window:
- the qdprb.1 gene encoding LOW QUALITY PROTEIN: dihydropteridine reductase (The sequence of the model RefSeq protein was modified relative to this genomic sequence to represent the inferred CDS: inserted 3 bases in 2 codons) gives MVIWKDVLRRLLVKKSITYVSLFFLAYTISCASEGRNSKAATEALKVIVYRGKGALGSACVQYFRAKNWWVVSIDLNASVTVKMTESFTEQPALSFFFIQVTADVGELLGEDKVDAVLCAAGGWAAGSAKASSLYKTADLMWKQXVWTSTICSHLATKHLRXGLKHTLAGAKAALGCIGYGLAKAAVHQLCQSLSAPNSGLPPGSAAVAILPVTLDTPMNRKFMPDGDVSSWTPLELFYKWTTGENRPPSGTLMQLVTADGKTTPVL, from the exons ATGGTGATTTGGAAAGACGTCCTGCGCCGCCTGCTGGTCAAAAAGAGTATTACATATgtg TCTTTATTTTTCCTTGCATACACAATCTCGTGTGCCTCTGAAGGCAGAAATAGCAAGGCAGCTACAGAAGCCCTTAAAGTGATTGTTTACCGAGGAAAGGGGGCTCTAGGTTCTGCATGTGTGCAGTACTTCAGAGCTAAAAACTG GTGGGTTGTCTCTATAGATCTCAATGCCAGTGTTACAGTTAAGATGACTGAATCCTTCACTGAGCAGCcag ctctgtctttcttttttattcaggTGACAGCTGATGTCGGTGAGCTGTTGGGTGAAGATAAGGTTGATGCCGTCTTGTGTGCAGCTGGAGGATGGGCAGCAGGCAGCGCCAAGGCCT CATCTCTGTATAAGACTGCTGATCTGATGTGGAAGCA TGTGTGGACCTCCACGATTTGCAGTCACCTAGCAACCAAACACCTGA GGGGACTAAAGCACACACTGGCAGGGGCTAAAGCAGCACTGG GATGCATTGGTTATGGCCTGGCAAAGGCAGCGGTTCATCAGCTGTGTCAGAGTCTGAGCGCGCCAAATAGTGGTCTTCCTCCGGGATCTGCTGCAGTTGCAATACTTCC AGTGACTTTGGATACAcccatgaatagaaagttcatgcCGGATGGTGATGTCAGTTCCTGGACACCGCTGGA GCTGTTCTATAAGTGGACTACGGGAGAGAACAGACCTCCTTCAGGTACTCTGATGCAGCTGGTTACTGCAGACGGAAAAACTACACCGGTGTTATGA
- the smim18 gene encoding small integral membrane protein 18 produces the protein MNMSSSSALIQQIYPFHDGWNIACFIILLLFILTILSLATLAFLYELLDCGCFTKTKTVRDLRRQRDEVV, from the coding sequence ATGAACATGTCCAGCAGCTCTGCTCTGATCCAGCAGATCTATCCCTTCCACGATGGCTGGAACATTGCCTGCTTCATCATCCTGCTCCTCTTCATCCTCACCATCCTCTCCCTCGCCACGCTGGCGTTCCTCTATGAGCTGCTGGACTGCGGATGCTTCACCAAAACCAAAACCGTTCGTGACCTGCGCCGCCAGCGCGACGAAGTGGTTTAG
- the gtf2e2 gene encoding transcription initiation factor IIE subunit beta: MCMMDKALLRERELFKKRALSNPAVEKRPATSETSGSSKKKKSKPDKETSSSSKSSSDPSNGSFNLKALSGSSGYKFGVLARIVNYMKTRHQRGDTHHLTLEEILDETKLLDIGMKQKQWLMSEALASNPKIDVRDGKYAFKPKFHLKDKKALLRLLDKHDQLGLGGVLLDDVEEGLPNAAKAIKAFFDQIIFFKGIDKKRVLFYNDKHCQFVVDEEFQKLWRSVPVDSIDEEKIEEYLKKQGISSMQETGPKKIAPIQKRKKPGTQRKRRYKTHNDHLNGVLEDYSDGVPSKK; this comes from the exons ATGTGTAT gatggatAAAGCTCTGCTGAGAGAGCGAGAGCTCTTTAAAAAGAGAGCGCTGTCCAATCCCGCCGTAGAGAAGAGACCAGCGACCTCCGAGACCTCCGGATCCTCCAAGAAGAAAAAGAGCAAACCAGACAAAGAGACGTCATCGTCCTCCAAAAGCAGCTCAG ATCCCAGCAATGGCTCGTTCAATCTCAAAGCACTTTCTGGGAGCTCAGGATACAAATTTGGAGTTTTGGCCCGAATTGTCAACTACATGAag ACGAGGCACCAGAGAGGTGATACTCATCATCTGACTCTGGAGGAAATTCTGGATGAGACCAAGCTGCTGGACATTGGCATGAAGCAGAAGCAGTGGCTCATGagcgag GCATTAGCAAGTAATCCTAAGATTGATGTGCGGGACGGGAAATATGCCTTTAAACCCAAGTTTCATCTGAAGGATAAGAAAGCTCTGCTAAGACTACTGGACAAACACGATCAGCTGGGACTCGGAGGAGTGTTACTCGACGACGTTGAAGAGGGTCTGCCCAACGCAGCCAAGGCTATTAAA gcttttttTGATCAGATTATATTTTTTAAGGGTATAGATAAGAAGAGGGTTCTTTTCTACAATGACAAACACTGTCAGTTTGTCGTTGATGAAG AGTTCCAGAAGCTGTGGCGCAGCGTTCCTGTTGATTCCATCGATGAGGAAAAGATTGAAGAGTACCTGAAGAAACAGGGCATCTCATCCATGCAGGAGACAGGACCGAAGAAAATA GCGCCCATTCAGAAGAGGAAGAAACCTGGAACGCAGAGAAAGAGACGGTATAAGACTCATAATGATCATCTGAATGGAGTATTGGAGGACTACTCTGATGGAGTTCCCTCCAagaagtga